From the Cyanobacteriota bacterium genome, the window ACCATCACCGGAAAATTAGTTTGATCAGCTGTAACCTTCTCATCTTCAACTGTAACTTTGATTCTATAAGACCAGTTATTGTCGTACCAAGTAAGCGCATGTGCTATGTTTGCAGAAAATATATTGATTGCTAATGCAAGCAATATCAAAACTTTAAATGGTCTTTTACTAATTTTTTTCATTTCTGCGATAAGCTGATAACAGCTACTTATATATTATTAGTCTTATTCATCATATTTGACTAGGCTATTTGATCTATTTAGATTAATTATCTTTGGTATTAAGATAAATACGCCTTGCGTATATTTATCCTAAGGTTAAGAAGGTTAAGAACAGGGTATAGAATTATTAGGTCTTAATGCAAGCTTAAGCCAAAAAGGAAGATATCAATGAGTTTAAAACTATTATTAGTAGACGATGAAGTTAACTTAGTAGACCCCATGGCCTACACACTGGAGCAAAAGGGTTTTGAAACAGCTATTGCTTATAATGGTCAGCAAGCACTCAGTAAATACGAGAGTGAAGAACCTGATTTAATTTTGCTTGATTGGTCAATGCCTGACATTTCAGGAATTGATGTGCTCAAGCGTATTCGCGAGAATCAGAATTATGTCCCAGTAATCATGATCACCGGTAAATCTGCCAAAGAAGACATTGTTGAAGGTCTTGCCGCTGGTGCTGATGACTATATTACTAAACCCTTTAACTGGGAGGAGTTGATGGCTAGGGTTAACGCTGCAATAAGAAGAGCCCAACAACCCAACGCTACTCATCCCAAACGTATCCGTTTTGGCAAGGTGATTATGGATGCTAAAACGCATAGAGTTTGGCTTGAAGATAAAGAGTTGAATCTTAGTCCTCGCGAGTATTCTATGCTTGAATTGTTTATGGAAAATCCAAAGAGAATTTATTCTCGTGATGAATTAATTGAAAAAGTTTGGGGTCTTGATTTTGATGGTGACTCTAAAACGGTTGATGTTCACATTTGTTGGCTAAGACAAAAAATTGAAGAAGATCCTAATAAACCAAAGATCATCCAAACCGTACGTGGTTTTGGTTATCGTCTTGGTTCATAAGAACACGCTATAATCTTGGTAATGAAAGTTGTCATCACTAGACCACTTGAATACACTCAAGAATTTATTGACTTACTAGATCAAAATGATATTCGTTATTTTCTTTTGCCTTGTTTGGAATTTGCAAAACCAAGTGATGATTATGCCAGCCTCGATAAAACAATACGATCTAATCATGAGTATGACTGGATTATCTTCTTGAGCAAAAAATCAGCAGAGATATTTTTTGACAGATTGCTTGAACTTGGTGGACATTTGTTTCATCTTAGTCCTCGTCTCAAAATAGCTTGTGTTGGTGAATCTACAGCTAGTTTTATTCGTAATGAAATTGGTTTCCCCGTTGATTTTGTACCAACTAAGTTCAATTCAAAATGCTTCTTACAAGAGTTTAATCCCGATAAGGTATCTAGAGTGATTTTGCTGCGCAATGAAATTGTTGAAGATGATTTCATTGATGACTTGAACTCTCGTGTTGTAGCTATTGATCTTGCATTGGCTTATAAGACTCAAGTGCCTGATTTAGATCTTACAGAGTTTGATCAATTCTTGTCACTGAATCATCAGCTTTGCTTTAGTTTTACTAGTTCACAGACAGTACGCAACTTCATTAAATTACTCGGGCCAAAGCGGATTGAGCGATTAAATGGATATCGAGCTATAAGTATTGGTCCCCAGACGACAGAGACAATTGAGGCAGAACTTGGCTCTATGACTATTACAGAAGCAAAATCAGCATCAATCGCTGCTATTGTTGATGCTATACTATTGATTAATGTCTAATTTTAAAACCAGCCCTAAAAAACCTGAATCCAAAATAGGTCCAAGCATAATGAATCTAAGTTATGAAGATGCTAGAGCGAGATTAATCACTCTAGTAAAAGAAAAAGCATTATTTACTGGTGACTCACTCTTGCCTTCTGGTCAAATTACTTCTCACTATCTTGACCCCAAAGAGGCATTGATGAGTGCCGAAGGTGCCTTTCTAGCTAGTCTTACTGCTTTGCATCATATCAAAGATGAGGTTAGTTTTATTGGTGGTTCTCTTCGTGATGCTTATTCACTACCCGTTGGTTGCTCGCAGTTAGCTTTTATGAGAGGTCAGGACATTGGTACTTTTTATGTGCGTGATGCAACTGATGCAAGACGCAAAGGACTTTCAAAATGGATAGAAGGACCTCTTGAACCTGCTACCAAAGTATGTTTGATCCAAGATATGGTTGTTGATGGAGCCAATTTGATCGATATGATGCGTATCTTGAAACAAGAAGCGGATTCTGAAATCGTACAAGTGATTGCCATTATTGATCGTCTTGATGGTGCTAAGTATCGTTTTCAGGATTTCGGTGTTGACTACACTTCTATTATCACCATGCGCGATATTATGGAGCCAGTTAGAAATTAATACAATAAATTTGCACTTGTTTTTGAGCAATCTTTTTAAATGTTAGTAGCTGATTACCACAACCACCCACAAGCCCATCGCACTGACTTACCATACAGTCAAGCAACTTTGCAGACTTGGGCTGACAAAGCTAGAGAACTAGGTCTACAAGATCTTGCTTTTACTGATCACGATCGTTATAAAGCTGGTTTTAGTTTTGATGAGATTGAGCGTCTGCAAGAAAATAATCAAGACATCAAATTTCGTGCTGGTATTGAAATGGATAATGACCCAGAAACAAGTGCTGATGGTCATAAATGGGTTGAACAAAACTGGGACAAGCTTGATTTTGTTTTAGGCTCTGTTCATTTTGTCAAAGACTTTGCTTTTGACCATCCTCATTATATCGACCAGTACCAGAAACATAACATCAATGATCTCTATCGCGAATACTACAAAAACATCATGGCGATAGCATCAAGTGGTTTGGTTGATTCTATGGCTCACTTGGATTTGATCAAGATCTTCAAGTTCTTTCCCACTGAGAATCTTGATGAGCTTTATCATGAGGTTCTAGATTTAATCAAAGCCAAAGATATCTCTATGGAAATTAGTACTGCCGGGCTGCGTAAACCAATTGGAGAGATTTACCCCGACAAGAAACTAATTCAAATGGCAATAGACAAAGGCATTAGTTTTACTATTGCTGGTGACGCTCATGCTGCTCATGATCTTTGTCATAACTATGATAAGCTCGAGGCGCTTTTAAGAGAGATGGATATCAAAGAGGTTGCTGTTTACCAGAAGCATCAGAAGATGTTAGTACCTGCTTTTGTCTAGGGCTATCTACAATGACTAGGTTTAGCAGCACAGTTCCATTCATTTGCTGCCCATAAACCAAATAATGCCATTGATCCAACTCCAATCAATGCAGCTGTACCTACTTTGGCAACTGTAGAACCCCTTTGAGATTTGGATTTTTTGTTTCCTACAATGATTTTATGTTCTTGTTGTGTTTGCATTCTTGCTTCGATTTCCTTATAATTAATTTCTTTGGCTATTACTATAGCTGGATTAATTACTAATATTAGACTTATAACTAGTCTGCTGATGGTCAATTTATTCTGCATTTGTGAGCTTCCTTTTAATTAAACAGTGTTGAATTAATTCTCAAAAAAATATATTGAACACTGTTGAATATATATAGCAGTAATTATACACTGTTGAATAAAGAATAGGTTAATATGTCGATTAATTATCTTTAATAAAGCTGATTCTTGCTGATATTACGTGTTTTATATCTTATTTCAAGCCTCTAAGAAAGATCTCAACAAAACTATCCAATAAAACTTGGCTTGATTTGAGTTTGACCGAGTCTAATTTACCGTTGAGTGAAAGCATTGCAATACCATGTAAGCCTGACCAGAGTACTTTAGCGTTGATTTCGCTTTGATCGGAGCATTGATTGCCGGTTAAAACAGCTTCAATCAAGCCAAAGTTTTTACTAACTTTGTCTTGATACCAGTCAGGCAGCTCTTTTTTGCCATCTTGTAGGTAGTTAAATTCAAATAGAGTTCTAAATCTATTGATATTTTTTTGTCCATAGTTTAAGTAGCTCTCAGCAATTGCTTTGATAGCCTTGTTTCTAGCCTTGTTTTTGGCGATAGATTTCTCAAGTTTGCTATAGATTTGATCGAGTGTTTTACCATTGACTCTAAGAATTAATTCGTCTAGATTCTCATAAAAACTATAAATAGTACCAGGCGTGTATCCTATTACTGTAGCCAGTTTGCGGGCACTTAGACCATTAAGTCCGTCTTTTTCTATGAGCTTATTGGCTGCATCAAAAATTATTTTTTCTAATTCTTCTTTACTATGATCAGAACGTCTTGCCATAGTTTAATTATACAGTGTAATGATTAAAATGTAATGCTACCTAATCTTGGTCCTAAAGGAGCTTGAATACCCTGGTTAAACTGTGGAGCTACTGAGCTAAATTGAGATTGTAAAGGATTTGGCTGAAATGCTGGACCAATTTGGTATTGTAATCCAAGACCCCAAAGTAATCTCATTGCTGCAGGATTGTATAAGTTAAACATTGGTTGCAAGTCTGGATATTTTTCTTGAATTGGTTCAGTCTCATCATATTGCTGCGATTCTTTTCCAAAAAACTCATCAAAGTCAGCAGCAATTTCACTACCAAATTGGTTTTCAAATTCTTCTCTCTGTGTTGCCCACATACTAAATGCTTCGGCGTATTCTTCTGCTTGATCATGGCTGCCACCTTTGTTTTGATTATTCCAGCCATAACCACCATTAAGTTCCCCCATCTGAAACCCACCTGAAACCATTTTGTCTCTGATGGTATCCATATGTCCGTTCATCTTGGCATCACCCCAACCGCCTTCACCACCATTTCTTGCTGCACCTAGTCCACCGCCTAGTTTATGTTGGAGGGCATGCCCAACCTCATGAAACATTGTTGCCATTGTTCCATCTTTTGATAAGGCAATTGACATATTACTACTAAACCAGCCAGCTGCTCCTGCCACTTGGTCTGCTACTACAATATCTAGTCCTGCAAGTTCTTCTGCCATTTTACTATTGAGTTTTTTTGCTAGTTCACCATTAACATTTTCTTCTGACATTAAACCTGAGCCATTATTACTATCACCGCTTGCTTTTTCGCCAGCAGCTACTGAACCAGCCTTGTGTTCGACATTAACATTCTTGTCTATAATTGCTTGA encodes:
- a CDS encoding response regulator transcription factor, with the protein product MSLKLLLVDDEVNLVDPMAYTLEQKGFETAIAYNGQQALSKYESEEPDLILLDWSMPDISGIDVLKRIRENQNYVPVIMITGKSAKEDIVEGLAAGADDYITKPFNWEELMARVNAAIRRAQQPNATHPKRIRFGKVIMDAKTHRVWLEDKELNLSPREYSMLELFMENPKRIYSRDELIEKVWGLDFDGDSKTVDVHICWLRQKIEEDPNKPKIIQTVRGFGYRLGS
- a CDS encoding TetR/AcrR family transcriptional regulator, which encodes MARRSDHSKEELEKIIFDAANKLIEKDGLNGLSARKLATVIGYTPGTIYSFYENLDELILRVNGKTLDQIYSKLEKSIAKNKARNKAIKAIAESYLNYGQKNINRFRTLFEFNYLQDGKKELPDWYQDKVSKNFGLIEAVLTGNQCSDQSEINAKVLWSGLHGIAMLSLNGKLDSVKLKSSQVLLDSFVEIFLRGLK
- a CDS encoding histidinol-phosphatase HisJ family protein; its protein translation is MLVADYHNHPQAHRTDLPYSQATLQTWADKARELGLQDLAFTDHDRYKAGFSFDEIERLQENNQDIKFRAGIEMDNDPETSADGHKWVEQNWDKLDFVLGSVHFVKDFAFDHPHYIDQYQKHNINDLYREYYKNIMAIASSGLVDSMAHLDLIKIFKFFPTENLDELYHEVLDLIKAKDISMEISTAGLRKPIGEIYPDKKLIQMAIDKGISFTIAGDAHAAHDLCHNYDKLEALLREMDIKEVAVYQKHQKMLVPAFV
- a CDS encoding uroporphyrinogen-III synthase is translated as MKVVITRPLEYTQEFIDLLDQNDIRYFLLPCLEFAKPSDDYASLDKTIRSNHEYDWIIFLSKKSAEIFFDRLLELGGHLFHLSPRLKIACVGESTASFIRNEIGFPVDFVPTKFNSKCFLQEFNPDKVSRVILLRNEIVEDDFIDDLNSRVVAIDLALAYKTQVPDLDLTEFDQFLSLNHQLCFSFTSSQTVRNFIKLLGPKRIERLNGYRAISIGPQTTETIEAELGSMTITEAKSASIAAIVDAILLINV